From a region of the Bacteroidota bacterium genome:
- a CDS encoding sigma-70 family RNA polymerase sigma factor: MPPKHIKKPSGTPAPKQPPAPKDRDKRSEAGRQDSRKEDTKLIHDALRGVQSAYKQLMKKYHDPIFNLIYRIVHNREQVEDLTQETFVKAFASLKNFNEEFAFSTWLYKIATNSTIDYIRKRKLDTFSIDKPVGLEEGDYRFELPDTTFEPDKSIIQRQRANIIEEAINSLPEKYKRVIILRHTEERDYAEIAKMLNLPIGTVKAHIFRARELLNKYLRDKITHY, from the coding sequence ATGCCACCGAAGCACATAAAGAAGCCGTCGGGGACTCCCGCCCCGAAGCAACCCCCCGCTCCGAAAGATCGCGACAAGCGATCCGAGGCCGGCCGCCAGGATTCCCGCAAAGAAGATACGAAGCTCATCCACGACGCGTTGCGCGGAGTCCAGTCGGCCTACAAACAACTCATGAAGAAGTACCACGATCCGATCTTCAACCTGATCTACCGGATCGTTCACAACAGGGAACAGGTTGAAGACCTGACCCAGGAGACGTTCGTCAAGGCGTTCGCCTCGCTGAAGAACTTCAATGAAGAATTCGCCTTCTCCACGTGGCTCTATAAGATTGCCACCAACAGCACCATCGATTATATCCGCAAGAGGAAGCTTGACACGTTTTCGATCGACAAGCCGGTGGGGCTTGAGGAGGGCGATTACCGCTTTGAGCTTCCGGATACGACGTTCGAGCCCGACAAATCGATTATCCAGCGCCAGCGGGCCAATATCATCGAGGAGGCGATCAATTCGCTCCCCGAAAAATACAAACGGGTGATCATTCTGAGGCATACGGAGGAGCGGGACTACGCCGAAATCGCGAAAATGCTGAACCTTCCGATCGGAACGGTAAAAGCGCACATTTTCCGGGCACGCGAGCTCCTCAACAAGTACCTGCGCGACAAGATCACGCATTATTGA
- a CDS encoding CHAT domain-containing protein: MAEKNFNDRKYSEALAATREAIRLNTDLNEDSVLADNYLLLANCQRQMGDYDSALVGFQNTIEYFHSLNDQHLERRARIALAGFYGEMFRDADAITIASDAATSAKVFSDFGDAYRALMIVARSAYRLGRYEDEQAALAELARIDTQAHGGRDRLLLLRMKMEASRGAGDPGSSGEIFNRWREFAGSKGDTASLAEAYYQRGLSWLASGRADSAFFALSKGFGFASKRRSLLPLQEEILTALGNLSYRGERYDDARRYYSDALELAKKTDSFALRTILGLAIVACDSKPGGSLSQSTAAELVKRCTVVAGECGQNGFRPGEALANFISGRLLESTADQAAAMPAYRRAFLLSGEASAPPEGRALDFIDTYLDGEGASWADPLIRAYCGSGQADSAFSVLEQSNLADLSDFFSRIQFKPADQKLSQGIASVQWNLYGLQLLRQDLLEELSSVYRPNPERLASLNKAYPERASKLSRSVGELAAINSNYPWLLRPGRLQLAAVRDTLPNNAVLVEFAPTRDALYLLVVNRRGAVLRKAAVNRGSLLSFIRDYNRLAGENRLNSNGTWITDPAVQTRLNGLSSGLGKLLLSPIVQDLAGAEKLYVVLPQEFGWLPFHTLRWDERPLAARMNVSYLPTAAALLFSSLPEHPARRVLGIGHPGRTSWDVEYELKDIRGFFEGAPMLFNSMATLNHMMDSLYDVIHISAEFQLDRAVPENSKLLLADGITPFGVRGASLGELLAVPKPQALVLSIISNRPGAFSRYAPLIFLANGTRTIVASEWQVDRKAKKFFGEGFYTALLGGVSMGDAYRHAIEALLKQGEFSLLQRWGAYYRFGR; this comes from the coding sequence ATGGCCGAAAAAAACTTCAACGACAGAAAGTATTCCGAGGCCCTGGCCGCAACCCGGGAGGCCATCAGGCTCAACACCGACCTGAATGAAGATTCGGTGCTCGCGGACAATTATCTCCTCCTCGCGAACTGCCAGCGTCAGATGGGAGATTACGACAGCGCGCTTGTCGGCTTCCAGAACACGATCGAATATTTCCATTCTCTCAACGATCAGCACCTCGAGCGCCGGGCAAGAATTGCGCTGGCCGGCTTTTATGGAGAAATGTTCCGGGATGCGGATGCAATCACGATCGCTTCGGACGCGGCAACCTCCGCGAAGGTGTTCTCCGACTTCGGCGACGCCTACCGGGCTCTGATGATCGTCGCCAGATCGGCATACCGGCTGGGGCGGTATGAGGATGAACAGGCGGCCCTTGCGGAACTTGCCCGGATCGACACCCAGGCCCACGGCGGCAGGGACCGCCTCCTGTTGCTTCGCATGAAGATGGAAGCCTCCAGGGGAGCGGGCGATCCCGGTTCTTCGGGGGAGATCTTCAACCGGTGGAGGGAGTTTGCCGGGTCAAAAGGAGATACCGCAAGCCTTGCCGAGGCGTATTACCAGAGAGGATTGTCGTGGCTGGCGTCGGGCCGGGCCGACAGCGCCTTTTTCGCTCTCTCGAAAGGCTTCGGATTCGCGAGCAAACGGCGGAGTCTCCTGCCGCTCCAGGAAGAGATCCTCACGGCCCTTGGAAATCTGTCATACCGGGGGGAACGGTATGACGACGCGCGCAGGTACTACTCCGATGCGCTCGAGCTGGCGAAGAAAACCGACTCGTTTGCGCTGAGAACGATCCTCGGATTGGCGATCGTGGCGTGTGATTCAAAGCCGGGGGGGAGTCTCAGCCAGTCGACCGCCGCGGAGCTCGTAAAACGGTGCACTGTTGTCGCAGGGGAGTGCGGTCAAAACGGCTTCCGCCCGGGAGAAGCTCTCGCGAACTTCATCTCGGGCAGGTTATTGGAATCCACGGCCGATCAGGCCGCGGCGATGCCTGCTTACCGCCGGGCGTTCCTCCTTTCGGGGGAAGCTTCCGCCCCGCCGGAGGGAAGGGCGCTCGATTTCATCGACACCTACCTGGATGGAGAGGGGGCCTCCTGGGCTGATCCGCTCATACGCGCCTATTGCGGTTCCGGTCAGGCAGACAGCGCGTTTTCGGTTCTCGAGCAGAGCAACCTGGCCGACCTTTCGGATTTCTTTTCCCGGATCCAGTTCAAGCCCGCGGACCAGAAACTGAGCCAGGGGATCGCCTCGGTCCAATGGAACCTCTACGGCTTGCAGCTCCTCCGGCAGGATCTGCTCGAGGAGCTCAGCTCCGTCTATCGCCCGAATCCGGAGCGGCTCGCATCGCTCAACAAGGCCTACCCGGAGCGCGCGTCAAAGCTCAGCAGGTCTGTGGGCGAGCTCGCTGCCATCAATTCCAATTATCCCTGGCTGCTCCGTCCGGGCCGTCTCCAGCTCGCCGCCGTCCGGGACACGCTTCCGAACAATGCCGTTCTGGTCGAGTTCGCTCCGACGCGCGATGCGCTCTATCTGCTCGTGGTCAACCGCCGCGGCGCGGTGCTCCGGAAGGCCGCCGTCAACCGCGGATCCCTCCTCTCGTTTATTCGGGACTACAACCGGCTCGCCGGCGAGAACCGGCTCAACAGCAACGGGACATGGATTACGGACCCCGCGGTCCAGACGCGGCTCAACGGGCTTTCCTCGGGTCTGGGAAAATTGCTTCTCTCCCCGATCGTCCAGGATCTGGCGGGCGCCGAGAAATTGTACGTCGTGCTTCCGCAGGAATTCGGATGGCTCCCGTTCCACACCCTGCGGTGGGACGAACGGCCGCTCGCGGCCCGCATGAACGTCAGTTATCTTCCCACTGCGGCGGCATTGCTCTTTTCCTCCCTCCCGGAGCATCCCGCCAGGAGGGTGCTCGGGATCGGGCATCCGGGCCGGACCTCGTGGGATGTCGAATACGAGCTCAAGGATATCCGCGGCTTTTTTGAGGGGGCGCCGATGCTATTCAATTCGATGGCGACGCTCAATCACATGATGGATTCGCTCTACGACGTGATCCATATTTCGGCGGAGTTTCAACTCGACAGGGCGGTCCCGGAAAACTCAAAGCTCCTGCTCGCGGACGGGATCACCCCGTTCGGGGTGCGGGGAGCCTCTCTCGGAGAACTGCTCGCCGTGCCGAAGCCGCAGGCGCTTGTCCTGAGCATCATTTCCAACAGGCCGGGCGCGTTTTCCCGGTACGCTCCGCTCATTTTTCTTGCGAACGGAACGAGGACCATCGTCGCGTCGGAGTGGCAGGTCGACAGGAAGGCAAAAAAGTTTTTCGGAGAAGGCTTCTACACCGCGCTGCTGGGGGGCGTGTCGATGGGCGACGCGTACCGCCACGCGATAGAGGCTCTTCTCAAACAGGGGGAATTTTCGCTGCTGCAACGATGGGGGGCGTACTACCGGTTCGGGAGGTGA
- a CDS encoding glycerophosphodiester phosphodiesterase family protein, with translation MFSWSEPDRLPLIVGHRGSPSLAPENTLASFQQALDDGADAVECDVRMTGDGKIVVIHDAGLRRTTDGRGLVARHTLRELRLLSAGRWFHRRFAPERIPVLDELLELTAGRCGVNIEIKVDARVPMAEVVDRCCRIVREHRAQERVLISSFSHRVVRNASLARPRIATGLLYHPLRHLVKRPVLFTRSLGARYLIMNGTSLRKGIVAEAHERNLFVGEYVVNSARRWNRSRRFGVDAIFTDSPATLRRMSS, from the coding sequence ATGTTCTCGTGGTCCGAACCTGACCGGCTTCCCCTGATAGTCGGCCACCGCGGTTCCCCCTCCCTCGCCCCGGAAAACACACTCGCATCGTTTCAACAAGCGCTCGACGACGGCGCCGACGCCGTGGAATGCGACGTCCGGATGACCGGCGACGGCAAGATTGTGGTGATCCACGACGCCGGCCTCCGGCGCACCACCGACGGCAGGGGGCTCGTGGCCCGGCACACTCTTCGCGAGCTCCGGCTGTTGAGCGCGGGGCGATGGTTCCACAGAAGATTTGCCCCGGAGCGGATTCCCGTGCTCGACGAACTCCTCGAATTGACCGCGGGGCGCTGCGGGGTGAATATCGAAATCAAAGTCGACGCGCGGGTCCCTATGGCGGAGGTCGTCGACCGCTGCTGCCGGATCGTCCGCGAGCACCGGGCGCAGGAGCGGGTGTTGATCAGCTCCTTTTCCCACCGCGTCGTCAGAAACGCCTCACTTGCCCGGCCCCGGATCGCCACCGGGCTTCTCTATCACCCCTTGCGTCATCTCGTGAAGCGGCCCGTGCTGTTCACGCGGTCGCTCGGAGCGCGCTACCTGATCATGAACGGAACTTCGCTCCGGAAGGGAATCGTGGCGGAGGCGCATGAGAGGAACCTCTTCGTCGGGGAGTACGTCGTAAATTCTGCGAGACGGTGGAACCGGTCCCGCCGCTTCGGCGTGGACGCGATCTTTACCGATTCGCCGGCGACTCTTCGACGAATGTCATCCTGA
- a CDS encoding M1 family aminopeptidase — translation MTSRAIPLLFLFVLPLARAQENVQPVFHPERDRTYHVLHYKLNITVDEQAKTCAGEVAIRLVPLRPLFDELRLDAAEMKVSGVKLGRESCDYRLEGEGLIVDLKKPYGPADTLAFVVSYSVASPRKGLYFVGPDSGYPDKKWQVWSQGEAEDNHFWFPCYDYPNDFSTSEMIVTVNDRFTAISNGRLLDVRRDRKSHTATFHWLEGKPHVSYLISLVAGEYVEVKDSWGTVPISSYVTKEQEPDAMRSFGKTPKMIEFFSAKTGVPYPWEKFAQTAVEDFIYGGEENVSAVTLSDATIHDARAHLDYSSDGLVAHELAHMWWGDLLTCRDWSHAWLNEGFATYFQNAFTEYDLGKDRAAKEILDNQAILRNLDDHATRRPTVLNKYVAPMELFESHIYGKGAVVLNMLRFILGEEPFWSSIRHYANKFAFRNVETNDFKVAIQEATGANLHWFFDEWLYKAGYPMFDITSKWDQESRSLRMTARQIQRIDSLTGLFTTPVEVQVWVHDEPVTYRITISKQEETFSFPAYQQPQLVIFDKGSRILKKAIERKSLEEWIYQLRHAEDGVDRFLAVDELQGYVDSGVVLKALSRAMLDDRFSEVRREAAWAIGDEKAVDVSDTLIAAYGDLDSKVRNASVTSLGRWKGEKVESMLRHAFERDSSYDVAASALRSLAKVDSFHRNSYCEAALKRPSRNEVIRIAALQVLSEAGDDSAFQIVKSYTRYGVDRAVRIPAIGALASGWKKRSGVVDYLIGLLGDPSFHARRAVIAALSAAGDARAVEPLRQRAAAEADGRVAKEARDAAARIEQLLKKDSGKDSK, via the coding sequence ATGACCTCGCGCGCCATCCCCCTGCTTTTCCTGTTTGTCCTCCCGCTCGCGCGGGCGCAGGAAAACGTCCAGCCCGTTTTCCATCCCGAGCGCGACCGCACATACCATGTCCTTCATTACAAGCTGAACATCACCGTCGACGAACAAGCAAAGACATGCGCCGGCGAGGTCGCCATCCGACTCGTTCCGCTCCGGCCGCTGTTCGACGAACTCCGTCTGGACGCCGCCGAGATGAAAGTCTCGGGAGTGAAGCTCGGCCGTGAATCGTGCGACTACCGCCTCGAGGGCGAAGGGCTGATCGTCGATCTGAAGAAGCCGTACGGCCCCGCGGACACGCTGGCGTTCGTTGTCTCGTACTCCGTCGCTTCGCCCCGGAAGGGGCTCTACTTTGTGGGGCCCGACAGCGGCTATCCGGACAAGAAATGGCAGGTCTGGTCGCAGGGCGAGGCGGAGGACAATCACTTCTGGTTCCCCTGCTACGATTATCCCAACGATTTCTCGACCAGCGAGATGATCGTCACCGTCAACGACCGGTTCACCGCCATCAGCAACGGCCGCCTGCTCGACGTGCGCCGCGACCGGAAGAGCCACACCGCCACGTTCCACTGGCTGGAGGGGAAGCCGCACGTTTCCTATCTGATTTCGCTTGTCGCGGGCGAATACGTCGAGGTGAAAGATTCGTGGGGGACCGTGCCGATCAGCAGTTACGTCACGAAGGAACAGGAGCCGGACGCGATGCGCTCGTTCGGAAAGACGCCGAAGATGATCGAGTTCTTTTCCGCGAAAACGGGGGTTCCCTACCCCTGGGAAAAGTTCGCCCAGACCGCCGTCGAGGATTTCATCTACGGCGGCGAGGAGAACGTCAGCGCGGTCACGTTGTCGGATGCCACGATCCACGACGCCCGCGCGCACCTCGACTACTCGAGCGACGGGCTGGTGGCGCACGAGCTCGCCCACATGTGGTGGGGCGATCTGCTCACCTGCCGCGATTGGTCGCACGCCTGGCTGAACGAAGGGTTCGCCACCTATTTTCAAAACGCCTTCACGGAATATGACCTGGGAAAGGACCGCGCGGCGAAGGAGATCCTGGACAACCAGGCGATCCTCCGGAATCTGGACGACCACGCGACCCGGAGGCCGACGGTCCTCAACAAATATGTCGCCCCGATGGAGCTCTTCGAGTCCCACATCTACGGCAAAGGGGCGGTTGTCCTGAACATGCTCCGTTTCATTCTCGGCGAGGAGCCGTTCTGGAGCTCGATCCGCCATTACGCGAACAAGTTTGCGTTCCGGAACGTCGAGACAAACGATTTCAAGGTGGCGATCCAGGAAGCGACCGGCGCGAACCTTCACTGGTTTTTTGACGAGTGGCTCTACAAGGCGGGGTATCCCATGTTCGACATCACATCGAAGTGGGATCAGGAGTCGCGGAGCCTCCGGATGACGGCGAGGCAAATTCAGCGCATCGATTCGCTTACCGGCCTCTTTACCACCCCTGTCGAAGTCCAGGTCTGGGTGCATGACGAGCCGGTGACGTACCGCATCACGATATCAAAACAGGAGGAGACGTTCTCCTTTCCGGCGTACCAGCAGCCGCAGCTCGTGATCTTCGATAAGGGGAGCCGGATCCTGAAAAAAGCGATCGAGCGGAAATCGCTTGAGGAGTGGATCTATCAGCTCCGCCATGCGGAAGACGGTGTGGACCGCTTTCTCGCGGTCGACGAGCTGCAGGGGTATGTCGACTCCGGGGTGGTCCTGAAGGCGCTCAGCCGTGCGATGCTCGACGACCGGTTTTCGGAAGTCCGGCGCGAGGCGGCCTGGGCGATCGGAGACGAGAAAGCCGTCGACGTGTCGGATACCCTGATCGCCGCGTACGGCGACCTCGACTCGAAGGTGAGGAACGCGAGCGTGACCTCCCTCGGCCGGTGGAAGGGGGAAAAAGTAGAGAGCATGCTGCGCCACGCCTTCGAACGCGATTCAAGTTACGATGTCGCGGCGTCCGCCCTCCGGTCGCTCGCGAAAGTCGATTCGTTCCACCGCAACAGCTACTGCGAAGCGGCGTTGAAACGGCCCTCACGGAACGAGGTGATCCGGATCGCCGCTCTTCAGGTGTTGTCGGAAGCGGGCGATGATAGCGCGTTCCAGATCGTCAAATCATACACCCGGTACGGCGTCGACCGGGCGGTGCGCATACCGGCGATCGGCGCGCTGGCGAGCGGGTGGAAAAAACGATCCGGTGTGGTGGACTATCTGATCGGCCTGCTGGGCGACCCGAGTTTCCATGCGCGGCGCGCGGTGATCGCGGCGCTCTCGGCGGCCGGCGACGCCAGGGCGGTCGAGCCGCTCCGGCAGAGGGCCGCGGCGGAGGCGGATGGACGCGTCGCGAAAGAAGCCCGCGATGCCGCGGCGAGGATCGAACAGCTTCTCAAAAAAGATTCCGGGAAGGATTCGAAATGA
- a CDS encoding adenylate kinase, whose amino-acid sequence MRIILLGPPGVGKGTQAKLLSQELNLPHISTGDILREAVAAETELGVKAKTLIDSGRLVPDDIMIGIIRDVLGMERSAAGFILDGFPRTVPQAIALKGLLDDLNVSIDRVINMEVDEQEVVRRLGRRLMCKTCGRIYNIAANRSGTRKKCQNCGGELIQREDDKPETVLKRLRVYAESTAPVKDFYASVGLLQNVSAKGSIEEVKAAILALLNHR is encoded by the coding sequence ATGAGAATCATATTATTGGGACCTCCCGGCGTCGGAAAGGGGACTCAGGCCAAGCTCCTCTCGCAGGAGCTGAATCTCCCCCATATTTCCACGGGCGACATCCTCCGGGAAGCGGTCGCCGCGGAAACGGAGCTGGGGGTGAAGGCCAAGACGCTGATCGATTCCGGACGCCTCGTTCCGGACGATATCATGATCGGCATCATCCGCGACGTGCTGGGGATGGAACGCTCCGCGGCGGGGTTTATCCTTGACGGGTTTCCGCGCACCGTGCCGCAGGCCATCGCCCTGAAGGGTCTTCTGGACGATCTGAACGTCTCCATCGACCGGGTAATCAACATGGAGGTCGACGAACAGGAAGTCGTGCGCAGGCTCGGGAGGCGGCTGATGTGCAAGACGTGCGGGCGCATTTATAATATCGCGGCGAACCGTTCCGGCACGAGGAAAAAATGCCAGAACTGCGGGGGCGAGCTAATTCAACGGGAGGACGACAAGCCCGAGACGGTCTTGAAGCGCCTCCGCGTCTATGCCGAGTCGACGGCGCCGGTGAAGGATTTCTATGCTTCAGTGGGACTCCTTCAGAATGTCTCCGCGAAAGGGAGCATCGAAGAGGTCAAGGCCGCCATCCTCGCGCTGCTCAACCATCGCTGA
- a CDS encoding LiaF domain-containing protein, whose translation MPLKHLSFPLLFLSIPAILLVSGFVFLASHHYHKDIALGDERELKVTLSAGFGNVAIAKGESATILDAGVETSREQGVSDLIDYSVRDRIGYVSINTHTDAKLNSHKRSVNFEGFNSEAWNINLTDAVPISFDISLGLGKGEFDFSGMKVKDLKISAGASSVWMTFERPNKSTIEDLTIESGLSKFNAEGLCNSNFNHMKFEGGVGSYVLDFGGRLTKEVDVDIDVGLGSLTVRIPEDVGARIIYEKSWIAHIDLARDFTELQENNYYSSNYRTAAGKMNIKIDAGLGSVKIVRE comes from the coding sequence ATGCCTCTAAAACACCTATCCTTTCCCCTGTTGTTCCTGTCGATTCCGGCGATTCTCCTGGTGAGCGGCTTCGTCTTCCTCGCCTCGCACCACTATCACAAGGATATTGCGCTCGGAGACGAGCGGGAGCTGAAGGTCACCCTCAGTGCCGGTTTTGGCAACGTCGCAATCGCCAAAGGGGAGTCGGCCACCATCCTCGATGCCGGCGTCGAAACGAGCCGCGAACAGGGCGTCTCGGACCTGATCGATTACTCCGTCCGGGACCGCATCGGGTACGTCTCCATCAACACCCACACGGACGCGAAACTGAACTCGCACAAGCGCAGCGTCAACTTTGAGGGATTCAATTCCGAAGCCTGGAACATCAACCTCACGGATGCGGTCCCGATTTCCTTCGATATCAGCCTGGGGCTCGGGAAAGGAGAGTTCGATTTTTCGGGAATGAAGGTGAAAGACCTCAAGATCTCCGCGGGCGCAAGCTCGGTCTGGATGACGTTCGAACGCCCCAACAAGAGTACCATCGAAGACCTCACGATCGAATCGGGCCTCAGCAAGTTCAACGCGGAGGGGTTGTGCAACTCAAACTTCAACCACATGAAGTTCGAGGGCGGAGTCGGAAGCTACGTGCTCGACTTCGGGGGAAGGCTGACGAAGGAGGTGGACGTCGACATCGACGTCGGGCTCGGCTCGCTCACGGTGAGAATTCCGGAGGATGTCGGCGCCAGGATCATCTACGAGAAGAGCTGGATCGCGCACATCGACCTGGCCCGCGACTTCACCGAACTGCAGGAAAACAATTACTACAGCTCGAACTACCGCACGGCCGCGGGAAAGATGAACATTAAGATCGACGCCGGACTGGGCAGCGTGAAGATCGTGAGAGAGTAG
- a CDS encoding DUF6588 family protein: protein MNSTRQSIVRFFSLACALILFGSAGRAQDPFQDAIKQLSSDNVRGYLQPFVNGLGANLNSGFYNSAQIGDMGLHLQIGIVGMGTLVGDAEKVYNAIPPKPFPQTEVQTATLFGGQGATVAGPGGTQYQFQSGEVKTSIIPLGVPQLTIGNIYGTQAAIRYVPLPSIGDFPKTTLFGIGVRHSISRYIPEFPADLSAGISYDKVTVGDIIDAHGLAFGAQISKSFSVATLYGGMQYESSSLTVNYTYTGSTTPQTVNLDIDGENKFRVTGGVTLDLVILHLNADINLGKVTVVSGGIAFGM, encoded by the coding sequence ATGAACTCTACGCGACAATCGATTGTACGTTTCTTCTCCCTCGCATGCGCGCTGATCCTGTTCGGGTCCGCCGGCAGGGCGCAGGACCCGTTCCAGGACGCCATCAAACAACTTTCCTCCGACAATGTACGGGGGTACCTGCAGCCGTTCGTGAACGGACTTGGCGCGAATCTCAATTCGGGCTTTTATAACAGCGCCCAGATCGGGGATATGGGCCTCCATCTCCAGATCGGAATCGTCGGAATGGGCACGCTGGTCGGCGATGCGGAGAAGGTGTACAACGCAATTCCTCCAAAGCCGTTTCCGCAGACCGAAGTTCAGACGGCCACCCTCTTCGGGGGACAAGGTGCGACTGTTGCCGGGCCCGGCGGGACCCAATACCAATTCCAGAGCGGCGAAGTGAAGACGAGCATTATCCCTCTCGGCGTCCCGCAATTGACGATCGGGAACATATACGGGACTCAGGCTGCCATCCGCTACGTGCCGCTCCCCTCGATCGGCGACTTTCCGAAGACGACGCTCTTCGGAATAGGGGTTCGACACAGCATCAGCCGCTATATTCCCGAGTTTCCGGCCGATCTCTCGGCTGGAATCTCGTACGACAAGGTCACCGTGGGAGACATCATCGACGCGCACGGCCTTGCCTTCGGCGCACAGATCAGCAAGTCTTTTTCAGTCGCGACTCTCTACGGCGGAATGCAGTATGAGAGCTCGTCGTTGACGGTGAACTACACCTACACCGGCTCGACAACCCCGCAAACGGTGAATCTCGATATCGACGGGGAAAATAAGTTCCGCGTCACCGGGGGAGTCACCCTGGATCTCGTCATCCTCCACCTGAATGCCGACATCAATCTCGGGAAAGTGACGGTCGTCAGCGGTGGAATCGCGTTTGGAATGTGA
- the rlmN gene encoding 23S rRNA (adenine(2503)-C(2))-methyltransferase RlmN — MTKTNLKGLTLSELEEFALSVGEQRYRGKQLFDWIYTKAAASFHEMTPLSGTLREKLAGLASIDSLELVEEQKSGADGTTKFLFGLADGKKIESVLIPPRTAFRGREATGEEEQKRLTLCVSTQVGCPLDCAFCATATMGFHRNLSAGEIVDQVLQARKHSETRITNLVYMGMGEPLMNYDHVMNSIDIITTGLKIAAKRITVSTAGWVPKIRQMADEGRKVKLAISLHTLDDAARTELMPVNSKFGLDELLDAAAYYYRRVKQRITFEYILFDGWNDREEDIERLIKLSKRLPCKLNIIPFHDIMFTNPTGLAATLHPTPPARIERFVRRLRDAHITVFVRSSAGEDIDAACGQLAVKLEARGRTGRGAAHRARPALKPA, encoded by the coding sequence ATGACCAAGACAAATCTCAAGGGCCTTACGCTTTCGGAGCTGGAGGAGTTCGCACTCTCCGTCGGCGAGCAGCGGTATCGCGGGAAGCAGCTCTTCGACTGGATCTACACCAAGGCGGCGGCCTCCTTCCACGAAATGACCCCGCTCTCCGGGACCCTCCGGGAGAAGCTGGCCGGACTGGCGTCGATCGACTCGCTCGAGCTGGTCGAAGAGCAGAAGTCGGGAGCCGACGGCACGACAAAGTTCTTGTTCGGGCTGGCGGACGGGAAGAAAATCGAAAGCGTGCTGATCCCGCCGCGAACCGCCTTCCGGGGCCGTGAGGCGACCGGAGAAGAGGAACAGAAGCGATTGACTCTCTGCGTCTCGACGCAGGTAGGCTGTCCCCTCGATTGCGCGTTCTGTGCGACGGCGACGATGGGGTTTCACCGCAACCTCTCGGCCGGGGAGATTGTCGACCAGGTGCTCCAGGCGCGGAAGCATTCGGAGACGCGCATCACGAATCTTGTCTATATGGGAATGGGCGAGCCCCTCATGAACTACGACCACGTGATGAATTCGATCGACATCATCACAACCGGGCTCAAGATCGCCGCGAAGAGGATCACGGTTTCCACGGCGGGCTGGGTCCCGAAGATCCGTCAGATGGCCGACGAGGGACGGAAGGTCAAGCTTGCCATTTCCCTCCATACGCTCGACGACGCGGCGCGCACGGAATTAATGCCGGTGAATTCGAAATTCGGACTCGATGAACTGCTCGATGCCGCGGCGTATTACTACCGCCGCGTCAAGCAGCGCATCACGTTCGAATATATCCTCTTCGACGGCTGGAACGACCGGGAAGAGGATATCGAGAGGCTGATCAAGCTGTCGAAGCGCCTGCCGTGCAAACTCAATATCATTCCGTTCCACGACATCATGTTTACGAACCCCACCGGACTGGCCGCGACGCTCCATCCCACGCCTCCCGCAAGAATCGAGCGGTTCGTCCGGCGCCTGAGGGACGCCCACATCACAGTCTTTGTCCGGAGCAGCGCCGGGGAAGACATCGATGCCGCCTGCGGGCAACTTGCGGTGAAACTCGAGGCCCGCGGCAGGACCGGACGCGGGGCGGCTCACCGGGCACGGCCCGCGCTCAAACCCGCATGA
- the tmk gene encoding dTMP kinase, with protein sequence MFISFEGVDYSGKTTQAQLLAERLRKDGKDVLFLREPGGTALSEKIRSILLDKSRLDIAQKTELFLFSAARCQLVGEVIVKALERGTTIICDRFFDSTTAYQGYGRGLSLEEIGIVNRIATSGTSPDLTIFVDIEVSEIPKRLAAAGLARDRMESAGDRFYERVREGYRAMAAAETGRFVTVNGQRQAGVIHEEIWNVVQKRFK encoded by the coding sequence ATGTTCATCAGCTTCGAAGGAGTCGACTATTCCGGCAAGACCACCCAGGCACAACTCCTCGCGGAGCGATTGCGCAAGGACGGGAAAGACGTGCTCTTTCTCCGGGAACCGGGGGGCACCGCTCTGTCGGAGAAAATCCGGTCGATTCTGCTCGACAAATCACGGCTCGATATCGCCCAGAAGACGGAACTGTTTCTCTTTTCCGCAGCGCGGTGCCAGCTTGTCGGCGAGGTGATCGTGAAGGCCCTCGAACGCGGTACGACGATCATTTGCGACCGTTTTTTCGATTCCACCACCGCCTATCAGGGGTACGGGCGGGGCCTGAGCCTTGAAGAAATCGGGATCGTGAACAGGATTGCGACGTCGGGGACATCTCCCGACCTCACCATTTTTGTCGATATCGAAGTGTCAGAGATTCCGAAGCGGCTGGCGGCCGCCGGACTTGCCAGGGACCGGATGGAATCGGCCGGGGACCGCTTCTATGAGAGGGTCCGGGAAGGGTATCGCGCGATGGCGGCGGCGGAAACGGGAAGGTTCGTCACCGTAAACGGGCAGAGGCAGGCCGGCGTGATCCACGAAGAGATTTGGAATGTGGTACAAAAGCGATTTAAATAA